From one Anguilla rostrata isolate EN2019 chromosome 12, ASM1855537v3, whole genome shotgun sequence genomic stretch:
- the irs1 gene encoding insulin receptor substrate 1-B yields the protein MASPASDHGCFSDVRKVGYLRKPKSMHRRFFVLRTSSVSGPSRLEYYENEKKWRHKSGAPKRSIPLESCFNINKRADSKNKYLVALYTKEEYFAIAADSEQEQDLWYQALLDLHNRGKLHEPAAGSGMGEDTYGEATPGPAFKEVWQVILKPKGLGQIKNLIGIYRLCLTNKTISFVKLNSDAAAVVLQLMNIRRCGHSENFFFIEVGRSAVTGPGEFWMQVDDSVVAQNMHETILEAMKAMSEEFRPRSKSQSSSNCSTPISVPLRRHHHNNPPPSQVGLGRRSRAESVTATSPATRGKQSHSFRVRACSDGEGTMSRPASVEGSPGSPSSARTHAQRHRGSSRLHPPLSHSRSIPMPSSRCSPSATSPVSLSSSSTSGHGSTSDCLYPRRSSASASGSPSDGGFISSDEYGSSPCDFRSSFRSATPDSLEHTPPAREEELNNYMSMAKPSPVPNGHCSRPQPRCTPPRLEDSELEKSFRKRTHSSGASPPTVCHQKTPSQSSTASLEEYAPMMPNYGRTSSYRQSAFLPSQSYPEESLDLPLEGSRTGLVDDGYMPMSPGVAPVACKSNDYMPMSPKSVSAPQQILSPRPHCRVDSSGYMMMSPSVSCSPESANFGKVWTNGANPTLSEGSEGKGLCGDYINMSPASCSTTSTPPDCYFNQVEEALKPRHSYYSLPRSFRHAHRKQEQSPLRFSVSSARLAFGDSSSSSTSSDSLGGQGSGQLPVKPPDEADGRLTRPTRLSLDGSRASTLPRARDSPFPPVPTSPGEYVDMEFNDRPFSGSLASLLAPAFAESNSERQALRSSEYMNMELGAQGRKPRPEAPGPACSEGGAEAAPAAPPPAGPCAGVQTCEYVHMQLGALCRGYPEAQMVVGYSEVSSAAETPSCSIPPNQEGALVSDVPDPSCLGLMGSMSGLSAFSRVNSSPNRNQGAKVIRADPQGRRRHSSETFSSATAVAGVAAASPCAEDVKRHSSASFENVWLKPGELGPCERREATPPTALQNGLNYMDLDLAKEQNPPRAGPSDDPSTYASIRFQKEEDLRKATAHREE from the exons ATGGCAAGCCCGGCCTCCGATCATGGTTGTTTTTCGGACGTGAGAAAGGTGGGTTATTTAAGGAAACCCAAAAGCATGCACAGGAGATTTTTTGTACTGCGGACTTCAAGTGTCTCTGGACCTTCCAGATTGGAATACTACGAAAACGAGAAAAAATGGAGACACAAATCGGGCGCTCCCAAGAGATCGATTCCATTAGAGAGTTGCTTCAATATTAACAAGAGGGCCGACTCCAAAAACAAGTATCTGGTGGCGCTGTATACTAAGGAGGAATATTTTGCAATCGCAGCCGATAGTGAACAGGAGCAGGACCTGTGGTACCAAGCGCTGCTCGACCTGCACAACAGGGGTAAGCTGCACGAGCCCGCCGCGGGCAGCGGAATGGGGGAGGACACTTACGGAGAGGCCACGCCGGGACCTGCCTTCAAAGAAGTTTGGCaagttattttaaaaccaaagggactgggacaaataaaaaatttgatcgGGATTTACAGATTGTGCCTAACGAATAAAACTATCAGCTTTGTTAAGCTGAACTCGGACGCAGCCGCTGTTGTTCTGCAGCTGATGAACATTCGGAGATGTGGTCATTCTGAGAATTTCTTTTTCATCGAAGTGGGGAGATCCGCCGTTACAGGACCCGGGGAATTTTGGATGCAAGTTGATGACTCAGTTGTAGCGCAGAACATGCACGAAACTATTCTAGAAGCCATGAAAGCAATGAGTGAGGAATTTCGCCCAAGGAGTAAAAGTCAGTCTTCCTCCAATTGCTCCACTCCCATTTCTGTACCGCTGAGAAGACACCACCACAACAACCCGCCCCCCAGCCAGGTGGGGCTCGGCAGGAGGTCCCGGGCAGAAAGCGTTACGGCCACGTCTCCGGCGACCCGAGGGAAACAGAGTCATTCTTTCCGAGTGAGAGCCTGCAGCGATGGAGAGGGCACAATGTCCAGGCCGGCCTCTGTGGAGGGTAGCCCAGGCAGTCCCAGCTCTGCTCGGACGCACGCTCAGAGGCACAGGGGCAGCTCCCGGCTCCACCCGCCCCTCAGCCACAGCAGGTCCATCCCCATGCCGTCCTCCCGCTGTTCCCCCTCGGCCACCAGCCCCGTCAGCCTCTCATCCAGCAGCACCAGCGGCCATGGGTCCACCTCCGACTGCCTGTACCCCCGCCGCTCCAGCGCCTCTGCTTCTGGCTCCCCCAGCGACGGGGGCTTCATCTCCTCTGACGAGTATGGCTCCAGCCCCTGTGACTTCCGGAGCTCCTTCCGCAGTGCCACGCCCGATTCCCTGGAGCACACCCCACCGGCCCGGGAGGAAGAGCTGAATAACTACATGTCCATGGCAAAGCCCAGCCCTGTGCCTAACGGGCACTGCAGCCGCCCCCAGCCTCGCTGCACGCCCCCCCGGCTGGAGGACTCCGAGCTGGAGAAGAGCTTCAGGAAGCGGACCCATTCCTCGGGTGCTTCGCCCCCAACCGTGTGTCACCAGAAGACCCCGTCGCAGTCCTCCACTGCGTCACTGGAGGAGTACGCCCCCATGATGCCCAATTACGGCAGGACATCGTCATACAGGCAGTCCGCATTTCTGCCATCGCAGTCGTATCCTGAGGAGAGTCTGGACCTGCCCCTGGAGGGCAGCAGGACAGGACTGGTGGATGATGGGTACATGCCCATGTCACCAGGCGTGGCTCCTGTTGCCTGCAAGAGCAATGATTACATGCCCATGAGTCCCAAAAGTGTGTCTGCGCCCCAACAGATCCTCAGTCCACGGCCACACTGCAGAGTGGACTCCAGTGGGTACATGATGATGTCGCCTAGCGTGAGCTGTTCCCCGGAGAGCGCAAACTTTGGAAAAGTCTGGACCAATGGGGCTAATCCCACGCTGTCCGAGGGCAGCGAGGGGAAAGGCCTGTGCGGGGATTACATCAACATGTCCCCCGCGAGCTGCTCCACCACCAGCACTCCGCCCGACTGCTACTTTAACCAGGTTGAAGAGGCGCTCAAACCCAGGCACTCCTACTACTCGCTACCTCGTTCCTTCAGGCACGCCCACAGGAAGCAGGAGCAGAGCCCTCTGCGCTTCTCCGTGAGCTCCGCCCGGCTGGCCTTCggtgactcctcctcctcctccaccagcagTGACAGCCTGGGAGGGCAGGGAAGCGGGCAGCTGCCGGTCAAACCGCCGGACGAGGCGGACGGGAGGCTGACACGGCCGACGCGCCTCTCCCTGGACGGCAGCCGGGCCAGCACGCTCCCGCGGGCCCGGGACAGCCCCTTCCCCCCGGTACCTACGAGCCCCGGAGAGTACGTTGACATGGAGTTTAACGACAGGCCTTTTTCCGGCAGCCTCGCCTCCCTCCTTGCGCCCGCGTTTGCGGAGAGCAACTCCGAGAGACAGGCCCTGCGGTCCTCAGAGTACATGAACATGGAGCTGGGGGCCCAGGGCAGAAAGCCCAGGCCTGAAGCCCCAGGCCCTGCCTGCTCTGAAGGCGGTGCAGAGGCTGCCCCTGCCGCCCCTCCGCCTGCAGGTCCCTGTGCAGGAGTGCAGACCTGTGAGTACGTTCACATGCAGCTCGGAGCTCTGTGCCGAGGCTACCCGGAAGCTCAGATGGTAGTCGGGTACTCAGAGGTGAGCAGCGCTGCTGAGACCCCCAGCTGCTCCATCCCGCCCAACCAGGAGGGGGCTCTGGTGAGCGACGTCCCGGACCCCAGCTGTCTTGGGCTGATGGGATCAATGTCCGGGTTAAGCGCTTTTTCCCGGGTCAATTCCAGCCCTAACCGGAACCAGGGTGCCAAAGTGATCCGGGCCGACCCGCAAGGGCGCAGGCGGCACAGTTCGGAGACCTTCTCCTCGGCGACCGCGGTAGCCGGAGTGGCGGCGGCCTCGCCCTGCGCGGAGGACGTGAAGCGCCACAGCTCGGCCTCCTTCGAGAACGTGTGGCTGAAGCCCGGCGAGCTGGGGCCGTGCGAGAGGAGGGAGGCGACGCCGCCGACCGCCCTCCAGAACGGCCTCAACTACATGGACCTGGACCTGGCCAAGGAGCAGAACCCGCCCAGGGCCGGGCCCTCTGATGACCCCAGCACCTACGCCAGCATCAGGTTTCAGAAGGAGGAAGACCTGCGGAAAGCCACGGCACATAGAGAAG AATGA
- the nyap2a gene encoding neuronal tyrosine-phosphorylated phosphoinositide-3-kinase adapter 2 isoform X1: MSSEEDAFSRFFQYVEDSGLRAYDGLVIQNASDIARESDRVRNETNWAYLQEKHEKRRRQEEAIKRIGEDVARGTDGGYPGKHFRMGFMTMPAPQDRLPHPCGTGFSVRSQSLHSVGGGDEDSSPNSRKQPPPKPRRDPSTKLSISSETVNTSSASGRAGKELDKSDVSGRSRPCSEDLRRVPPPKPKRNPNTQLSTSFDESYIRNHGSKRTPQREKSSSQTQSPTRDTDEDEPVYIEMVGNILREFQRDEEEPGEAVYEEMKYPALEDLAQEPRWEPVGCSSQCSTPTIPDLEVTRAATPRGSLCDIPAPFPNLLSHRPPLLVFPPAPAQCSPNSDESPLTPLDVTKLPVLENVSYIKSGGESQPSAHRKAEKEPPATPTITASGRSSAPPLPSTLYKSSASAHGYPRSHSACPSPVSMGRSLTPLSLKRPPPYDAVATGGMPRSASAVPHSAKGASQEGGRLSGSSSAHGSMQNVSRSRTPTSPLDELTNLFSTGRNMLKKSSSGRKSKEPAESEVKSRSHSTDTLPRHEGRDRGGHHGGKEPPQAGEWDGLSGQSATPTPTSTPIRLGRTSVSPTMMLGSSSAEAKAGSKLSRSAPTPGVPPPAGTPQRQAPEPPHSQQVALLPWACGDSTMMETIEKKRSLCREIRARRGPEQGAERGLCKQESMPVLPSWRKSNGPKKYGPPPYSTHTTVFWDTAI, from the exons GATTGGCGAGGACGTCGCCAGGGGGACGGACGGCGGGTATCCAGGGAAACACTTCCGCATGGGCTTCATGACAATGCCCGCCCCGCAGGACCGTCTGCCCCACCCGTGTGGGACGGGCTTCTCCGTGCGCTCGCAGTCCCTGCACTCTGTCGGGGGCGGGGACGAGGACAGTAGCCCGAACTCTCGCAAGCAGCCCCCCCCGAAACCCCGGAGGGACCCCAGCACCAAGCTCAGCATCTCGTCGGAGACGGTGAACACAAGTTCAGCCTCAGGCCGGGCGGGAAAAGAGCTGGACAAGTCCGACG TGTCAGGCAGGTCCCGGCCCTGCAGCGAGGACCTCAGGAGGGTCCCTCCCCCGAAGCCCAAACGGAACCCCAACACCCAGCTGAGCACCTCCTTCGACGAGTCCTACATCAGGAACCACGGCAGCAAGAGGACGCCCCAGCGGGAGAAGTCCTCGTCGCAGACGCAGAGCCCCACCCGCGACACGGACGAGGACGAGCCCGTCTACATCGAGATGGTGGGCAACATCCTGCGGGAGTTCCAGCGGGACGAGGAGGAGCCGGGCGAGGCCGTGTACGAGGAGATGAAGTACCCCGCCCTGGAGGACCTGGCCCAGGAGCCCAGGTGGGAGCCGGTGGGCTGCTCCTCCCAGTGCTCCACGCCCACCATCCCCGACCTGGAGGTCACGCGGGCCGCCACGCCCCGGGGCTCATTGTGCGACatccccgcccccttccccaacCTGCTGTCTCACCGGCCCCCGCTGCTGGtgttcccccccgcccccgcccagtGCTCCCCCAACTCGGACGAGTCCCCGCTCACCCCCCTGGACGTGACTAAGCTGCCCGTGCTGGAGAACGTGTCCTACATCAAGTCCGGCGGCGAATCACAGCCCTCCGCTCACCGCAAAGCGGAGAAGGAGCcgccggccacgcccaccaTCACGGCCTCGGGCCGGTCCTCCGCCCCGCCGCTCCCGTCCACCCTCTACAAGTCGTCGGCCTCGGCCCACGGGTACCCGCGGAGCCACTCGGCCTGCCCCTCGCCCGTCAGCATGGGCCGCTCGCTCACGCCGCTCAGCCTGAAGCGGCCGCCGCCCTACGACGCCGTGGCGACGGGCGGCATGCCGCGCAGCGCCTCCGCGGTGCCGCACTCGGCCAAGGGCGCGTCTCAGGAAGGGGGCCGGCTCTCCGGCTCCTCCAGCGCCCACGGCTCCATGCAGAACGTGTCGCGCTCGCGCACCCCCACCAGCCCGCTGGACGAGCTCACCAACCTGTTCAGCACCGGCCGCAACATGCTCAAGAAGTCCTCCAGCGGCAGGAAGTCCAAGGAGCCCGCCGAGA GTGAGGTCAAGAGCAGGAGTCACAGCACGGACACGCTACCCCGTCACGAGGGCAGGGACAGGGGGGGTCACCATGGTGGCAAGGAGCCCCCGCAGGCGGGCGAATGGGACGGCCTGTCAGGACAatcagccacgcccacacccacatccacaccAATCAGGCTGGGGCGCACCTCTGTCAGCCCCACCATGATGCTGGGGAGCAGTAGCGCAG AGGCCAAGGCCGGGTCCAAGCTGAGTCGGTCAGCCCCCACGCCAGGCGTGCCCCCCCCTGCAGGAACCCCCCAGCGGCAGGCCCCAGAGCCGCCGCACAGCCAG CAGGTGGCGCTCTTGCCGTGGGCGTGTGGGGACAGCACCATGATGGAGACCATAGAGAAGAAGCGCAGTCTGTGCCGGGAGATCAGGGCGCGGCGGGGGCCGGAGCAGGGGGCGGAGCGGGGCCTGTGCAAGCAGGAGAGCATGCCCGTCCTTCCCAGCTGGAGGAAGAGCAACGGCCCCAAAAAGTATGGCCCGCCCCCTTACTCCACCCACACCACCGTCTTCTGGGACACCGCCATTTGA
- the nyap2a gene encoding neuronal tyrosine-phosphorylated phosphoinositide-3-kinase adapter 2 isoform X2: MSSEEDAFSRFFQYVEDSGLRAYDGLVIQNASDIARESDRVRNETNWAYLQEKHEKRRRQEEAIKRIGEDVARGTDGGYPGKHFRMGFMTMPAPQDRLPHPCGTGFSVRSQSLHSVGGGDEDSSPNSRKQPPPKPRRDPSTKLSISSETVNTSSASGRAGKELDKSDVSGRSRPCSEDLRRVPPPKPKRNPNTQLSTSFDESYIRNHGSKRTPQREKSSSQTQSPTRDTDEDEPVYIEMVGNILREFQRDEEEPGEAVYEEMKYPALEDLAQEPRWEPVGCSSQCSTPTIPDLEVTRAATPRGSLCDIPAPFPNLLSHRPPLLVFPPAPAQCSPNSDESPLTPLDVTKLPVLENVSYIKSGGESQPSAHRKAEKEPPATPTITASGRSSAPPLPSTLYKSSASAHGYPRSHSACPSPVSMGRSLTPLSLKRPPPYDAVATGGMPRSASAVPHSAKGASQEGGRLSGSSSAHGSMQNVSRSRTPTSPLDELTNLFSTGRNMLKKSSSGRKSKEPAESEVKSRSHSTDTLPRHEGRDRGGHHGGKEPPQAGEWDGLSGQSATPTPTSTPIRLGRTSVSPTMMLGSSSAEAKAGSKLSRSAPTPGVPPPAGTPQRQAPEPPHSQVALLPWACGDSTMMETIEKKRSLCREIRARRGPEQGAERGLCKQESMPVLPSWRKSNGPKKYGPPPYSTHTTVFWDTAI; this comes from the exons GATTGGCGAGGACGTCGCCAGGGGGACGGACGGCGGGTATCCAGGGAAACACTTCCGCATGGGCTTCATGACAATGCCCGCCCCGCAGGACCGTCTGCCCCACCCGTGTGGGACGGGCTTCTCCGTGCGCTCGCAGTCCCTGCACTCTGTCGGGGGCGGGGACGAGGACAGTAGCCCGAACTCTCGCAAGCAGCCCCCCCCGAAACCCCGGAGGGACCCCAGCACCAAGCTCAGCATCTCGTCGGAGACGGTGAACACAAGTTCAGCCTCAGGCCGGGCGGGAAAAGAGCTGGACAAGTCCGACG TGTCAGGCAGGTCCCGGCCCTGCAGCGAGGACCTCAGGAGGGTCCCTCCCCCGAAGCCCAAACGGAACCCCAACACCCAGCTGAGCACCTCCTTCGACGAGTCCTACATCAGGAACCACGGCAGCAAGAGGACGCCCCAGCGGGAGAAGTCCTCGTCGCAGACGCAGAGCCCCACCCGCGACACGGACGAGGACGAGCCCGTCTACATCGAGATGGTGGGCAACATCCTGCGGGAGTTCCAGCGGGACGAGGAGGAGCCGGGCGAGGCCGTGTACGAGGAGATGAAGTACCCCGCCCTGGAGGACCTGGCCCAGGAGCCCAGGTGGGAGCCGGTGGGCTGCTCCTCCCAGTGCTCCACGCCCACCATCCCCGACCTGGAGGTCACGCGGGCCGCCACGCCCCGGGGCTCATTGTGCGACatccccgcccccttccccaacCTGCTGTCTCACCGGCCCCCGCTGCTGGtgttcccccccgcccccgcccagtGCTCCCCCAACTCGGACGAGTCCCCGCTCACCCCCCTGGACGTGACTAAGCTGCCCGTGCTGGAGAACGTGTCCTACATCAAGTCCGGCGGCGAATCACAGCCCTCCGCTCACCGCAAAGCGGAGAAGGAGCcgccggccacgcccaccaTCACGGCCTCGGGCCGGTCCTCCGCCCCGCCGCTCCCGTCCACCCTCTACAAGTCGTCGGCCTCGGCCCACGGGTACCCGCGGAGCCACTCGGCCTGCCCCTCGCCCGTCAGCATGGGCCGCTCGCTCACGCCGCTCAGCCTGAAGCGGCCGCCGCCCTACGACGCCGTGGCGACGGGCGGCATGCCGCGCAGCGCCTCCGCGGTGCCGCACTCGGCCAAGGGCGCGTCTCAGGAAGGGGGCCGGCTCTCCGGCTCCTCCAGCGCCCACGGCTCCATGCAGAACGTGTCGCGCTCGCGCACCCCCACCAGCCCGCTGGACGAGCTCACCAACCTGTTCAGCACCGGCCGCAACATGCTCAAGAAGTCCTCCAGCGGCAGGAAGTCCAAGGAGCCCGCCGAGA GTGAGGTCAAGAGCAGGAGTCACAGCACGGACACGCTACCCCGTCACGAGGGCAGGGACAGGGGGGGTCACCATGGTGGCAAGGAGCCCCCGCAGGCGGGCGAATGGGACGGCCTGTCAGGACAatcagccacgcccacacccacatccacaccAATCAGGCTGGGGCGCACCTCTGTCAGCCCCACCATGATGCTGGGGAGCAGTAGCGCAG AGGCCAAGGCCGGGTCCAAGCTGAGTCGGTCAGCCCCCACGCCAGGCGTGCCCCCCCCTGCAGGAACCCCCCAGCGGCAGGCCCCAGAGCCGCCGCACAGCCAG GTGGCGCTCTTGCCGTGGGCGTGTGGGGACAGCACCATGATGGAGACCATAGAGAAGAAGCGCAGTCTGTGCCGGGAGATCAGGGCGCGGCGGGGGCCGGAGCAGGGGGCGGAGCGGGGCCTGTGCAAGCAGGAGAGCATGCCCGTCCTTCCCAGCTGGAGGAAGAGCAACGGCCCCAAAAAGTATGGCCCGCCCCCTTACTCCACCCACACCACCGTCTTCTGGGACACCGCCATTTGA